In the Alphaproteobacteria bacterium genome, GGAATCGCGCGCAGCAGCGGGGTGTCGATCGGGCCCGGATTGATGCAATTGACGGTGATTCCCTCGGCGCCGACCTCGTAGGCCAGCGCCCGCGTGAACCCCATGATGCCGGCCTTGGCCGCGCAATAGTGGACCATGGTCGGTGCACCCTTGTGCGCGAGCTGGGACGAGAAGTTGATGATGCGCCCCCACCGCTTCCGCTTCATGGCCGGCAGGACCTCGCGGGTGCACAGGAAGGTGCCGCGCATGTGCACGGCGATCATCCGGTCCCAGGCCTCGACCGACATCTCGTGCAGCAGGCAGGTGGCATCGATTCCGGCGCAGTTGACCAGAATGTCCGTCTCGCCGATCTCCGCGGCGCCCGCCGCGAAGGCTGCCTTGACCGCGCCCTCGTCGCTGACGTCGGCGACCGCGGATGCCGCCTTCGCGCCGGGCTGCAGCGCAGCCGCGCCGGCAACCCCCGCCGCCTTGTCGCCTGCGACGTCGACCAGGCCGATCGACGCGCCCTCGCGCGCGAACAGCAGCGCGATCTCGCGGCCGATCCCGCTGCCGCCGCCGGTGATGACGGCCGTCTTGCCCGTCAGCTTGCCCATGGTCATTTCCTCCTTCTCGTGTGCGTGCGCCCGTCCACTCAGCGCCCGTCCGTTGCGATCGCAGCCGCCGGCACGCCGGCGCTCAGGACACGCTCGGCCTCCACCTGGAAAGCCTCGAAATAGTCGACCGCGCGTTCCTGCCGCGCCACCTCCTCGTGCCGGATGCAGTGCACGAGGTGGCCGGGCTCGACGGTCTCCGCGGGGGGACGGGCCGCGCGGCAGCCATCGACCACCATCGGGCACCGGCCGGCGAGGAAACAGCCCTTCGGCAGGTCGATCGGGCTCGGAATCTCGCCCGAAAGCCGGATGTCGGTCTCGCGCCGCAATCTGGGATTGGGCAGCAGCACCGCGGACAGCAGGCCGACCGAATAGGGGTGGCTCGGCGTGGCGAACAGCTTGGCGGCGGGGCCCTGCTCCACGATCATGCCGAGATAGAGCACGGCGACGCGGTGGCTGACGTGGCGCACCGCCGAGAGATCGTGCGAGATGAACAGATAGGCCGTGCCCAGTTCCCGCTGCACGTCGATCAGCAGGTCGATCACCTCCGCCCGGGCGGTCGGGTCGAGCGCCGAGGTCGGCTCGTCGAGGATGATGATCTCCGGATCGGAGATGATCGCCCGCGCGATCCCGACCCGCTGCTGAACGCCCATGGAGATCTCGGCCGGATAGGCGGTCAACAGCGTCTCGGCAATGCCCACGCGCGCCGCCGCCTGGCGGGTGCGACGCTCCCGGTCGGCGCGGTTCACCCCGGCGGCGCGCAGCGGCTCGCCGATCAGCTGGTGGATCTGGTGGCGCGGATCGAGGGATTCCGCCGGCTCCTGGAACACCAGCTGCAGCTTGCCGCGGACCTCCGGCGAGCGCACGGTGCGTTGGCCGCCCATCGCCAGATCGCGAAATCGGATCGAGCCGGCGGTCGGCTTGATCAGCCCCAGCACGCAGCGCCCGATCGTCGTCTTGCCGGAGCCGGATTCGCCGACCAGGGCCAGGGTCTCGCCCTTCTCGAGCTGGAACGACACGTCGTTGACGGCCTGCACGACCGCCTTGGTGCCGGAGATCCGGAAGTGCTGGACCAGGTTGTCGACGGTCAGTATCGGCATCGGCTAGCGCTCGATCGGGAAATGGCAGCGCACCAGATGGCCGGGCCCGAGTTGCCGCAGTTCCGGCGGCTCGGTGGCGCAGCGCGGCTGGGCCCTGACGCAGCGGTCGCGGAACACGCAGCCGGCCTCGGGCGGGCCGGCGACGCCGGCCTCCGCCACGTCCTCGCGCAGCCAGTAGCGCCGCAGCTTGGCGTTGTGCGAGAACGCGGCTAGCAGCAGCACGGTATAGGGGTGCGCGGGATCGTCGAAGAACGCGGTCCGGCCCGCCACCTCGACGATCTGGCCGGCATAGATGACGGCGATCCGGTCGGCGAAATGGGCGGCGATGCCGATGTCGCGGGTGATGAACAGCATCGACGAGCCGCGCTCGCTGATCAGCCGCCGCAGCAATTCGAGCACCTGGGCCTGGACGGTGACGTCGAGCCCGGAGGTGGCGTCGTCGGAGATGATGAATTTGGGCGAGCACGCCAGCGCGATCGCCATCACGACGCGCTGGGCCATCCCGCCCGACAGCTCGTGCGGAAAGGCGCGATAGCGCCGCTCCGGATCCGGAATCTGCACGTCGCGCAGCAGTTCCAGCGTGCGCGCCCGGGTTTCGCGCTCGCCGAGTCCGAGATGATGTTTCAGCACGTCGCCGATCTGGCGGCCGACCGTGCGCAGCGGGTCGAGCTCGCCGCGCGGGTTCGAGACCACCATGGCCATGTCGCGGCCGCGCAGCCGCCGCAACGCCTCCTCGCCGAGCTTCGTCAGGTCCTGGCCGTCGAAGGCGATCGCGCCCCGGTCGATCCGGCCCGGCGCGGGCACCAGGCGCATCGCAGCGCGGGCGAGCATCGTCTTGCCCGACCCGGACTCGCCGACCAGCGCGACCACCTCGCCGCGGTCGACCCGCAGCGCGATATCGCGCAGCACCGTGCGCCGCTGTTGGCCGAACCGCGGGAACGAGACCGAGAGCCCGTCGATCGCCAGAATCGGCGCACCCGCCGGCGCACGCTCCGGCCCGCGCGCTTCCACGTCTGTACCGGCGGACAGCACCATGTCAGCGTGTCCGCGGATCGATGGCAAAATAGACCAGGTCGACAATCAGGTAGATGACCAGCGACAGGATCGCGGAGGCAAGCACGAAGCCCAGCACCGGGTTGAAGTCGGCGTTGAGCACGCCCTGCACGGCGTACTGGCCGGCGCCGCCCCAGCTGAACACGATCTCGACCAGAACCGCCCCGCCGATCAGGAAGCCGTAGAGGACGCTGACGATGGTGACGACCGACGGCAGCGCATTGCGGAATGCCTTGCGGGCGATCACCTTCGGGGGCAGTCCGCACATCTGCGCGTATTTGCTGAAGTCGGACTCCAGCATGCGCTCCATCGTCGACTGCGTCATCTTCAGGATCGGACCGGCGTTGATGATGCCGAGCGTGACCACCGGCAGCACAAGGTGCCCGGCGGCGTTCTCCAATGCCGCCCAGTTGCCGGCCAGCAGGCTGTCGATCAGCAGGGATCCCGAGATCACCTCCGGCGGCAGGATGGCATAGTCGATCCGGCCCAGCGGAGCCGGCACGACCCCCAGCATCGTGTAGAACACGAAGACCAGCACCATGCCGAGCCAGAAGTCGGGCAGGGCGCCGGCGAACAGCCCGTAATAGTCGGCGATGCGGCGCACCACGCCCTTCTTGCGGCGCGCACCGGCAACACCGAGCGGCACGCCGATCACCAGCGCCAACGCGAGGCTGAGCGTGATCAGCTCCAGGGTCGCCGGCAGGCGCTGCGCCAGGTCGGTGGTGACCGGCAGCGTGGTCTGCCACGACTCGCCGAGATCGCCCTGCACCACGTTGCCGAGGTAGATGAGGAACTGCTCGAATACCGAGCGGTCGAGCCCCAGCTCGATCCGCAGCTCGTTCAGCGCCGATTCCGTGGCGAACGGTCCGAGCATCAGAACCGCCGGGTCGCCGGGGATCAGCTTGATCAGCAGGAAGCTGACCAGCAGGATGCCGACCAGCTGCGGCCCGACGAAGACCAGCCGCTTTCCGATGTAGAGGGCCAGCGCGCGCATGGCGGTCAGCCCTGCCGCTCGGCCCGGTCTTCGCCGGGCTGGACCAGGTCGCCGAGCAGCGCGCGCCGCCGCGCCGGATCGGCGAGCGTCTCGATGCTGGAGCCGATCAGGGCGAAGGCGAACACGGTGACGGCCAGCGCGATGCCCGGGAAGATCGACGGCCACCAGTGGCCCGTCACGATGTTCTGGAAGCCCATGGCGATCATGCTGCCCCACTCGGGAGTCGGGGCCTCGACGCCGGCCCCGATGAAACTGAGCGCTGCGGTCAGCAGCACCGCCCAGCCGATATTGACCGAGAGCTGGGCCGAGCACGGGCGCGATCGCGTTCGGGATCACATGGCGGGTCAGGATCGCGAAGTCGGACGCACCGGAGACGTATGCCGCCTCGACATAGCGCAGGCGTCGAACCGACAGCGTCTGCGCCCGCATCAGGCGCAGATAGATCGGCGCGTTGACGAAGGCGATGGCGAGCACGAGGCTCTGCACGCTCTTGGCCCATGACCGCCACCACGGCGATCGCGAACACGAAGACCGGGAAGGCCTGCAGCACGTCGGCGGCGCGCATGATGAAGCCGGAGCCGAACGAACCCCAGCCGCGCACCGACTCGTAGTAGCCGGCGACGGCGCCGAGGGCCACGCCGACGACGGCGGAGGTGAGGGTTCCGGCCAGGGCGATCGCCAGGTCGATGCGCGGCGCGTAGATGACGCGCGAGAACACGTCCAGGCCGGTCGCATCGGTGCCCATCAGATAGGGCCAGCCCGGCGGCCGCAGATAGACGGAGGGGTCGGCCTTGATCGGGTCGAACGGCGCGATCAGCGGCGCGAAGACCGCCAGCAGGACGATCAGGCCGACCAGGATGTAGCCGAGCGCGAACGCCGGGCGGCGCCGCAGCACGGCCAGGAAGAACGCGAACCCCCGGCGCCATGTGGCGCCACGAAGGGGCGGGCGCGCAGGCGCGCCCGCTATATCGGTCACCTCGGCCTCCCGGGATCGAGCCGACGGCGGTCAGCCGCGGCCGAAATCCTGGAAGCGGATGTTGTTGGACGTGTAGTACGTCCAGCCCATCAGGTCGGCCTTCCGCGCCATGGTGTAGTTCGGATAGGCGATGAAGGTCCACGGCGCCTCGTCCATGACGATCCGCTGCGCCTCGCCCATCGCCTCCAGCCGCACGGTCTCGTCGGCGGTCGACGCCGCGGTGGCCAGCAGTTCGTCGACCCGTGCGTTGACGTAGTTGGAGTAGTTGACGAAGCTTTCGCTCTGGAAATAGAGCTGCATCGAATAGCCCGGATCCGGGCACCACGGGCTGTCGACATAGAAGATCATCGGCTCGCCGCGCTGCGACACCGCGTTGTAGAACGAGCCCGCCGGCACCTTTTTAAGCTGCAGCTCGACGCCGATCTCGCGCAGCGACGACTGGTACAGGATGGCGATCGGCTCCTGCACCGGGTCGCCGGCGTTGTAGGACAGCGTGGTCTGGAACCCGTCGCCGACGCCGGCGGCCTGCAGCAGCTGGCGCGCCTTGTCCAGGTCGTAGCTGTAGGGATCGAGCTCGACATAGCCCGGATAGATGTTCGGCATGCACCCGTTCAGCGGCGAGGCCAGCCCCTGATAGACGGACTGCATGATCTGATCGCGCGGGAACGCATAGTTCATCGCCCGCCGCACGTCGACGTTGTCGAACGGCGTCATCTTGGCGTTCAGCTCGATCCAGATCATGAACGAGGCCGGCACGGTCTCGACCGCGACATTCGGCACCGACTGCAGGCTGATGATCTCCAGCGGTTGCAGGTACTGGGCGATGTCGACGGCGCCGCCCTGCAGCAATTGCACGCGCGCGGCCGACGTCGGCACCTCGCGGAAGATCACGGTGTCGATGGCCGGCTTGCCGCCCCAGTAGTCGTCGCGGGCGCGGAACACCGCCTGCTGGCCGCGGGTCAGCTGCTCGAGCCGGTAGGGACCGAAGCCGGCGCTGTCGTTCTCGATGAACTGCTTGGCCCACGGATCGTCGGCGGTGGCCATCTCCTTGCACTTCACGGAGTCGTAGATCGGCCCGCCATAGAGGTTGGGCTGAATCTTCAGCAGCAGCGGGTTGGGCTCGTCGAGGTTGAACGAAACCTCGTACTTGCCTTCGACCCGCACGTCCTCCGGCCGGTTGAGGCCGATCACCTTGGTATAGAACGCCCCGAGCGCGGCCAGGCCGAATTTGCGGTCCCAGGTCCACTTGACGTCTTCCGCCGTCAGCTCGTTGCCCCAGTTGCTCATCACGCCCTCGCGCAGCTTGAAGCGCGCGAAGCGGCCCTCGGGGTCGATTTCCCAGCTCTCGGCCAGCTTGCCGACCATCTTCACGCCGCCGGGCTCTTCCGGGTGATAGCTGATGTCCTCGCGCCGGGCCGTCGGCACGCCCGGATCCGCAATGATCTCGAAGCCCAGCAGATGGTCGTACATGGCGGCGATCGCCTCGAACGTACCGAGCGAGACGTCGAACTCGCAGTCGAGGCTCTGCGGCGTTGCCGGCGCCGCGATCACCATGGTCGAGCCTTCCTGCGCGGCCGCGGGCGACATGCCAATGATGCGCGGCATGACGGCGAGCGAAGCCATCGCCGACGTGGCCTGCAGGAAGCGGCGACGATCCAACGCGCAGTGCGCGTTCCAGGCGGTCTTCATCGGATACTCCTCCCCATTTGCATGGCCTGCCGGACGGTGTCCATCGGCCCCCGGCCGGCCATGCAGCAAAACATGTGCCAAACCGGTGGGAATCGCAACGCGTTTGCCGGAGCACCGTGCGCCGCGCAGATGCCACCGTCCGCGCACACCCGACCGCGACCGGCGCCGGGCAGGCTGATTGACAGTCCTCTCCGGACCGCATGATACTCGGCGCGGGTCGGGCAATTGGACTTGTCGTGCCGTCGCGACTTCGCGACGGCACGATTGGGCGGCCGGCATCTTCGATTTGGGGTTGTCTTGCTGAGGGGGAGGCAATCATGCTTTCGGCCGCGTATCGCGTGCAGGAACTCAATCCGGCCAAGCTGGCGGCGCTGTATCGCCGCGAGTTCGAGCTATGCAAGGTGAAGGCAGGCGAGACGATCTGCTGCATCTCCGACCTGTCGACCCGTCGCGAGTATCTGCAGGCCGCCTTCGCCGCGGCCGACGACCTCGGCGCCGACGTCTACGAGATGTGCGTCAACAGCGTGCCTTCGTGGACCAAGGTCGGCGTGGCCACGGTCGGCCAGTGCAAGGGCACGCTGCAGGCGGCGATGGCCGCCGATATCATCGTCATCTTCCACGTGCCGCTGTTCACGCGCTGGCTGAAGGACGTGATGGGCGCGGGCGTGCGGGTCCTGATGATCATCGATGCGCCGGACGACCTCGAGCAGTTGATGTCGCCGCCGGGGCTGAAGGAAGCGTGCCTCTATGCACACGGCCTCTATGAGCGCACGCGCGAGGTGCGGGTGACCTCGCAGGCCGGCACCGACCTGACCTATACCCGCGGCGAATATCCGGTGATGACCCAGTGGGGCTATGCCGACGAGCCGGGCCACTTCGACCACTGGGGCGGCGGGCACATCCACACATTTCCCGACGAGGGCTCCGCCAACGGCACGGTGGTGATGCAACCCGGCGACATCGTCATCCTGCCCTACTGCCGCTATGTGCAGGACGAGGTGCGTGTCGAGATCCGCGACGGCTTCATCCGCAAGATCGAAGGCGGCCTGGACGCCAAGCTGATGCAGCGCTGGCTCGACGACAACCGCCAGGGCGACGACGACATGGACCCTTATGCGGTCTCCCACCTCGGCTGGGGCCTGAACCCGCAGGCGCTGTGGTACGGGATCGCGCTCAACGGCGACGAGCCGGAGCGCAGCCGCGCGGCCGCGCGCACGTTCCCGGGCAACTTCCTGTTCTCCACCGGGCCGAACTCTCAGGGCGGCGGCAAGCGCACCACGCGCGGCCACTACGACGTGCCGATGCGCGATTGCACGATCACGCTGGACAATCAGACGGTGATCGAATGCGGCCGGATCGTCGACCCGAACATGATCGTCGAACGGGTCCGGGTCGTCTGACCTGGGAGTCGGCGCTTGTATCTGGAGGAAAGCTTCGTGGTCAACGCGCCGCGCGAACGCGTGTGGCGGCTGATCCGCGACCCGGTGGCGATGTTGCCCTGCGTGCCGGGCTGCAGCGCGATCGAGAAGGTGGACGAGGCGCTGTACAAGGCGGTGATCGAGGCGGCGGTCGGCCCGATCAAGGCCCGCTTCAGCATCGAGGTGGAGATCACCAGCCAGACCGCGCCGGAAGAGGTGCTCTCCATCTCGCGCGGCGAGGAAGGCACCCGGGCCAGCATCATCCAGTCGCAGAACACGCTGCGCCTTTCCGAACAGGAACCCGGCGTCACCCAGGTGTACTACGCCTCCGACGTGTCGATCACCGGCCGGCTCGGCCGGTTCGGCCTCGGCATGATGAAGAAGATCGCGACCCGCAAGGCGCAGGCGTTCGAGGAGGCCTTCCGGCAGCGCGCCGAGGCGCTGGAGACGCCATGACCGGCGCGGCGTTTCACAAGCCGGCGACGGTCGAGGAAGCCGTCGCGCTGCTGGCCGATGCCGGCGAGCGCGGACGCGCCCTGTCCGGCGGTGCGACCCTGGTCGCGCTGATCAACGCGGGCCTGGTC is a window encoding:
- a CDS encoding SDR family oxidoreductase, whose product is MGKLTGKTAVITGGGSGIGREIALLFAREGASIGLVDVAGDKAAGVAGAAALQPGAKAASAVADVSDEGAVKAAFAAGAAEIGETDILVNCAGIDATCLLHEMSVEAWDRMIAVHMRGTFLCTREVLPAMKRKRWGRIINFSSQLAHKGAPTMVHYCAAKAGIMGFTRALAYEVGAEGITVNCINPGPIDTPLLRAIPQDWLDAKLGELPIKRFGKPEEVAPAALLLACDDGAYFLGASMNMNGGDYMI
- a CDS encoding ABC transporter ATP-binding protein — protein: MPILTVDNLVQHFRISGTKAVVQAVNDVSFQLEKGETLALVGESGSGKTTIGRCVLGLIKPTAGSIRFRDLAMGGQRTVRSPEVRGKLQLVFQEPAESLDPRHQIHQLIGEPLRAAGVNRADRERRTRQAAARVGIAETLLTAYPAEISMGVQQRVGIARAIISDPEIIILDEPTSALDPTARAEVIDLLIDVQRELGTAYLFISHDLSAVRHVSHRVAVLYLGMIVEQGPAAKLFATPSHPYSVGLLSAVLLPNPRLRRETDIRLSGEIPSPIDLPKGCFLAGRCPMVVDGCRAARPPAETVEPGHLVHCIRHEEVARQERAVDYFEAFQVEAERVLSAGVPAAAIATDGR
- a CDS encoding ABC transporter ATP-binding protein, yielding MVLSAGTDVEARGPERAPAGAPILAIDGLSVSFPRFGQQRRTVLRDIALRVDRGEVVALVGESGSGKTMLARAAMRLVPAPGRIDRGAIAFDGQDLTKLGEEALRRLRGRDMAMVVSNPRGELDPLRTVGRQIGDVLKHHLGLGERETRARTLELLRDVQIPDPERRYRAFPHELSGGMAQRVVMAIALACSPKFIISDDATSGLDVTVQAQVLELLRRLISERGSSMLFITRDIGIAAHFADRIAVIYAGQIVEVAGRTAFFDDPAHPYTVLLLAAFSHNAKLRRYWLREDVAEAGVAGPPEAGCVFRDRCVRAQPRCATEPPELRQLGPGHLVRCHFPIER
- a CDS encoding ABC transporter permease — translated: MRALALYIGKRLVFVGPQLVGILLVSFLLIKLIPGDPAVLMLGPFATESALNELRIELGLDRSVFEQFLIYLGNVVQGDLGESWQTTLPVTTDLAQRLPATLELITLSLALALVIGVPLGVAGARRKKGVVRRIADYYGLFAGALPDFWLGMVLVFVFYTMLGVVPAPLGRIDYAILPPEVISGSLLIDSLLAGNWAALENAAGHLVLPVVTLGIINAGPILKMTQSTMERMLESDFSKYAQMCGLPPKVIARKAFRNALPSVVTIVSVLYGFLIGGAVLVEIVFSWGGAGQYAVQGVLNADFNPVLGFVLASAILSLVIYLIVDLVYFAIDPRTR
- a CDS encoding ABC transporter substrate-binding protein, producing MKTAWNAHCALDRRRFLQATSAMASLAVMPRIIGMSPAAAQEGSTMVIAAPATPQSLDCEFDVSLGTFEAIAAMYDHLLGFEIIADPGVPTARREDISYHPEEPGGVKMVGKLAESWEIDPEGRFARFKLREGVMSNWGNELTAEDVKWTWDRKFGLAALGAFYTKVIGLNRPEDVRVEGKYEVSFNLDEPNPLLLKIQPNLYGGPIYDSVKCKEMATADDPWAKQFIENDSAGFGPYRLEQLTRGQQAVFRARDDYWGGKPAIDTVIFREVPTSAARVQLLQGGAVDIAQYLQPLEIISLQSVPNVAVETVPASFMIWIELNAKMTPFDNVDVRRAMNYAFPRDQIMQSVYQGLASPLNGCMPNIYPGYVELDPYSYDLDKARQLLQAAGVGDGFQTTLSYNAGDPVQEPIAILYQSSLREIGVELQLKKVPAGSFYNAVSQRGEPMIFYVDSPWCPDPGYSMQLYFQSESFVNYSNYVNARVDELLATAASTADETVRLEAMGEAQRIVMDEAPWTFIAYPNYTMARKADLMGWTYYTSNNIRFQDFGRG
- a CDS encoding SRPBCC domain-containing protein translates to MYLEESFVVNAPRERVWRLIRDPVAMLPCVPGCSAIEKVDEALYKAVIEAAVGPIKARFSIEVEITSQTAPEEVLSISRGEEGTRASIIQSQNTLRLSEQEPGVTQVYYASDVSITGRLGRFGLGMMKKIATRKAQAFEEAFRQRAEALETP